Sequence from the Egibacter rhizosphaerae genome:
GACCCTCGATGTCGAGCGCCCCGCGGGACGCGAAGTGGGCGAGCGACTCGAGTTGGCGGTTGGGGCAGTCGACGTTGGTGCAGTAGGTCGCCGCCTCGCCCTCGAGCCGCACGAGGTCGGAGCCGCAGAACGGGCACACCGAGGGCATCCGCCACGGACCCGCCTCCTCGACCTCGCGAGGTCGCTTCGACGCGACGTACCCGAGCACCTCGGGAATCACGTCGCCGGCCTTGCGGACCCGCACCGTGTCGCCGGGACGCACGTCCTTGGCGGCGGCCTGGTCCTCGTTGTGCAGTGTGGCCGTCCCGATGGTGGAGCCGGCCACGGTCACCGGCTCGAGCTGCGCGAAGGGGGTCACCTTCCCGGTCCGCCCGACATTGACCTCGATGTCGCGCAGCCGCGTCTCCTGCTCCTCGGGCGGGTACTTCCACGCGATCGCCCACCGCGGAGCGGCGCTCGTGGACCCGAGCTGACGCTGCTGGCCGTGGTCGTCGACCTTGATCACGACCCCGTCGATCTCGTACTCGGGATCGTGACGGTGCTCGCCCCAGTAGGCGATGAACTCGTTCACGCCCTCGGGGGAGTCGAACGTCCGGGTCTCGGCCGTCGTCGGCAGCCCCGCGTCGCGCAACAGCTCCAGGAACTGCGTGTGGCGCCGCACGTTCACGCCCTCCAGGGCGCCCATCCCGTGACAGACCATCGACAACGGCCGCGTCGCCGTGATCCGGGGATCCTTCTGCCGCAACGCCCCGCTCGCGGCGTTGCGGGGGTTCGCGAAGCGCGGCTCCCCCCGGGCCTCGCGATCGGCGTTCATCGTCTCGAACGCGTCGACCGGGTAGTAGACCTCGCCGCGCACCTCGAGCCGTGGGGGCGGCCGGTCGAGGTCCAGCCAGTCGGGCACCGCCTCGACCGTGCGTACGTTCGCGGTGATGTCCTCGCCGACCCGGCCGTCGCCGCGGGTCACGGCCTGGGCGAGGTGGCCGTCCAGGTAGACGAGGCTGCAGCCGACCCCGTCGATCTTGAGTTCGCAGACGTAGGTGGGGCGACGCCCGTCGAGGCCCTTCTCGACCCGCTCGAACCACGCGTCGAGCTCGTGCGCTTCGAACGCGTTGTCGAGCGACAGCATCGGCACCCGATGGGTGACCGGCTGGAACGCCGGGTCCGGCGGTGCCCCCACCTGCTTCGTCGGGCTGTTGGGGTCATCGAGCTCGGGGTGGGCGCGCTCGAGCTCGGTGAGCTCCCGGACGAGCGCGTCGAACTCGTCGTCGGAGACCTCGGGGTCGCTGAGGATGTAGTACCGGTACCGGTGGTACTCGATGCGCACCCGCAGGTCGGTCGCCCGGCGTCGTGTCTCCTCGTCGGCCATGTGCGGCAGTCTCACACGCCGGACACAGCTCGACCGTGAACCGTCCGGGAGCCGCTCGTCGCGCCAATCGCGGGCGCGGCGAGTCACCGCGCCACCCCTCGGGCGGGACCCCGGTGCGTCGCGAAGCGGACGCGACGTGCCGAGAGCGCGTTACGCTCCCTCTCATGGCATCGCCTGGCG
This genomic interval carries:
- the ligA gene encoding NAD-dependent DNA ligase LigA, which translates into the protein MADEETRRRATDLRVRIEYHRYRYYILSDPEVSDDEFDALVRELTELERAHPELDDPNSPTKQVGAPPDPAFQPVTHRVPMLSLDNAFEAHELDAWFERVEKGLDGRRPTYVCELKIDGVGCSLVYLDGHLAQAVTRGDGRVGEDITANVRTVEAVPDWLDLDRPPPRLEVRGEVYYPVDAFETMNADREARGEPRFANPRNAASGALRQKDPRITATRPLSMVCHGMGALEGVNVRRHTQFLELLRDAGLPTTAETRTFDSPEGVNEFIAYWGEHRHDPEYEIDGVVIKVDDHGQQRQLGSTSAAPRWAIAWKYPPEEQETRLRDIEVNVGRTGKVTPFAQLEPVTVAGSTIGTATLHNEDQAAAKDVRPGDTVRVRKAGDVIPEVLGYVASKRPREVEEAGPWRMPSVCPFCGSDLVRLEGEAATYCTNVDCPNRQLESLAHFASRGALDIEGLGYETAKLLLDTGLVKDLADTFHLDRDALLDLEGFGEKKADNLLAGIEAAKQQPLERLLVGLNIPHVGGTVARLLARAFGSLETLREADEEAIASVDGVGPIIAQAVRRWFENPRNAELADKLIAAGVRTDAEAGERSDLLDGVSVVITGSLEGFTRDEAKEAVTDRGGKVTSSVSKRTSAVVVGAEPGSKADKAAELGVPTLDEAGFRRLLETGEVASGG